The Pyrus communis chromosome 2, drPyrComm1.1, whole genome shotgun sequence genome includes a window with the following:
- the LOC137727067 gene encoding nuclear transcription factor Y subunit B-3-like, translated as MADSDNDSGGGGGGGTTEQQREQDRFLPIANVSRIMKKGLPANAKISKDAKETVQECVSEFISFITGEASDKCQREKRKTINGEDLLWAMTTLGFEEYVEPLKVYLHKFREVEGEKMTGSTNTSAGTGTGMSAGHGRHADRYHRDHEREQRYVHGHGAARDSINGMYGVMSTQSTTMMMMDHQQHHHHEGHLYGSGGKPSTGHGRPR; from the coding sequence atggctgaCTCGGACAACGActctggaggaggaggaggaggaggaacgACAGAACAGCAGAGAGAGCAGGACAGGTTTTTGCCGATTGCAAACGTGAGCAGGATCATGAAGAAAGGTCTGCCGGCCAACGCCAAGATTTCAAAGGACGCCAAAGAGACGGTGCAGGAGTGCGTCTCCGAGTTCATCAGCTTCATCACCGGAGAAGCCTCCGACAAGTgtcagagagagaagaggaagacCATCAACGGCGAGGACCTGTTGTGGGCCATGACAACGCTGGGGTTCGAGGAGTACGTAGAGCCTCTCAAGGTTTACCTGCACAAGTTTAGAGAGGTGGAGGGTGAAAAGATGACTGGTAGTACCAATACTAGTGCTGGAACGGGAACTGGAATGTCCGCAGGGCATGGAAGGCACGCTGATCGATATCATCGCGATCATGAGAGAGAGCAGCGGTATGTGCATGGTCATGGTGCTGCACGCGATAGTATAAATGGAATGTATGGTGTGATGTCAACGCAGTCCACGACCATGATGATGATGGATCATCAACAACATCACCATCATGAAGGTCATTTGTATGGATCTGGTGGTAAACCCTCCACAGGGCATGGGAGACCAAGGTAG